Proteins from a genomic interval of Rhizobium rhododendri:
- a CDS encoding putative bifunctional diguanylate cyclase/phosphodiesterase yields MIYQNKSGYLGNVTQLKSGHAGLDVAVHFGANETSAPISDADFVVEKPKPATQELKALYRQKQAEARRAVSRKGLWLAVLVYLLFSLTDLLLIADVAPYTIIARFVVGASALAVIELQYRFGQKADSLDITCAAALVLGYVGWLLPAMASGEISNLSYYMVFGAIFMMGINLFFDFRVSLALSASAAVLGSFLVSLCFFPSDIYHTLSFVIFYVCCFIFTSYVNWKLNAERYQVFLNSLEAAAQHHEASERGKALLRLSITDPLTGLSNRRAIDRTLREFWEKWRSSQQSFTAILIDVDHFKRFNDLYGHQDGDDCLVRVAEVLRATVEKFGGSLGRYGGEEFIVLTHTTSAEECFAFAENIRKAVEEMTPSPQMRPQGAPVVTVSVGAALTGPHSATKVEKLIHEADRALYAAKAGGRNCTRLYDALDPACRDDEEDLVALLRVALRQELVSLVYQPIHDVASGSTNTVEALMRLKTADGVSIPPIAFIPVAEHTGFIHELGRWLVRTVCIELLANNRIQTVSVNISPVQLKSEGFAASVAAILLETGVQGSRLAFEITEGLDIDVDAQVLMCVEELRGLGISIWLDDFGTGFAGLSWLRVIDFDTVKIDKSFLNDATSPRGKAMLRDMVSLLRNHVDDVLVEGVETEEHMTLMRELWIDQVQGYHVGRPVPAHMIKSGDDGAAIASPH; encoded by the coding sequence ATGATTTATCAGAATAAATCCGGATATTTAGGGAATGTGACGCAGCTTAAATCCGGGCACGCAGGTCTTGACGTGGCGGTTCATTTCGGGGCAAACGAAACTTCGGCGCCAATCTCCGACGCTGATTTTGTCGTGGAAAAGCCAAAACCGGCGACCCAAGAATTGAAGGCCCTCTATCGCCAAAAGCAGGCAGAAGCCCGCCGTGCCGTATCGAGGAAAGGGCTGTGGCTGGCCGTTCTCGTCTACCTCCTGTTTTCACTGACAGACCTGCTTTTGATCGCAGACGTTGCGCCTTATACGATCATAGCAAGATTTGTGGTTGGGGCTTCCGCGTTAGCCGTGATCGAACTTCAGTACCGCTTCGGCCAAAAGGCTGACAGTCTCGATATAACGTGCGCCGCCGCCCTGGTGTTAGGATATGTGGGCTGGCTGTTGCCGGCGATGGCATCCGGAGAGATATCAAATCTCTCCTATTACATGGTCTTCGGCGCAATATTCATGATGGGCATTAATCTTTTCTTTGACTTCAGAGTTTCCCTCGCACTAAGTGCTTCAGCTGCCGTTTTGGGTTCTTTTTTAGTTTCCCTTTGTTTCTTTCCGAGCGACATCTATCATACGCTTTCGTTCGTCATATTTTATGTTTGCTGCTTCATATTTACCTCTTATGTGAACTGGAAGCTGAATGCCGAACGCTATCAGGTTTTCCTGAACTCACTCGAGGCGGCCGCCCAGCATCACGAGGCGAGCGAGCGCGGCAAAGCTTTGCTCAGGCTATCGATTACCGATCCCCTGACAGGTCTATCCAACCGGCGCGCCATTGATCGCACGCTTCGCGAGTTCTGGGAGAAGTGGCGATCCAGCCAACAAAGCTTCACCGCAATCCTGATCGACGTCGATCATTTCAAAAGATTCAACGATTTGTATGGCCACCAGGATGGCGATGACTGTCTTGTTCGCGTTGCAGAAGTGCTCCGGGCAACCGTTGAAAAGTTCGGCGGCTCATTGGGTCGCTACGGGGGCGAGGAATTCATAGTGCTGACGCATACAACATCTGCCGAAGAGTGCTTTGCTTTTGCAGAAAACATTCGCAAAGCCGTAGAGGAGATGACGCCTTCACCCCAAATGCGTCCGCAGGGGGCACCGGTTGTTACCGTGAGCGTGGGCGCTGCACTGACCGGTCCGCACTCCGCAACAAAGGTCGAAAAGCTCATTCATGAAGCAGACCGAGCCCTTTATGCGGCCAAGGCTGGCGGACGCAATTGCACAAGGCTATATGATGCATTGGATCCCGCATGCCGCGATGACGAGGAGGACCTCGTCGCACTGCTGAGAGTGGCTCTTCGGCAGGAGTTGGTATCGCTCGTATATCAACCGATCCACGATGTCGCCTCTGGCTCAACGAACACTGTGGAAGCCCTGATGCGCTTGAAGACGGCTGATGGCGTTTCTATCCCTCCCATCGCATTCATCCCTGTCGCTGAGCATACGGGTTTCATCCACGAACTAGGGCGCTGGCTCGTTCGCACCGTTTGCATCGAGCTGCTAGCAAACAATCGAATTCAGACCGTTTCAGTCAACATCTCCCCGGTCCAGCTGAAGTCGGAAGGCTTTGCTGCGTCTGTCGCGGCCATTCTTTTGGAAACTGGGGTTCAAGGCAGCAGGTTGGCGTTCGAAATCACGGAAGGGTTGGACATTGACGTCGATGCACAGGTGTTGATGTGTGTCGAAGAGTTGCGCGGGCTGGGTATTTCGATCTGGCTCGACGACTTTGGTACCGGCTTTGCTGGGTTGTCCTGGCTTCGCGTGATTGATTTCGACACGGTGAAGATCGATAAATCCTTCTTGAACGACGCGACGTCGCCAAGGGGTAAGGCCATGTTGCGCGACATGGTAAGCCTTCTGCGCAACCACGTGGACGACGTTCTTGTCGAGGGTGTCGAGACCGAGGAGCATATGACGCTAATGCGCGAGCTCTGGATTGATCAAGTTCAAGGCTATCACGTCGGTCGTCCGGTTCCGGCCCATATGATTAAGTCTGGCGACGACGGTGCCGCAATCGCGTCGCCACATTAG